From the genome of Cryptococcus neoformans var. grubii H99 chromosome 11, complete sequence:
CCAAATGAGggcggaagagagaagaatggattGTCGCTGCAGGCTTGAAAATGACGAGTATTGGCTTGAACATTTGCTGTTTCCGCACCAGCGATGCCATTTCCATCATACCCAAGCTAGTGAAATCTCATTCCAGAATCCCATCGAATCCACGTGCCAAGACTGAACATCCACAACCGTTCCATCAGGATGACATGAGAGGTGAAACTTAACTCACCCATGCTTGCACTCGGcgttcttctccaactcctGCTTGATCATGCCAACCATAATCTCATCGGAAACCAAACCGCCCTGGTCCATAATCTGTTTAGCAGCCTTACCCAATTCGGTCTGCTTGGAAACTTGCTCCCTCAACATGTCACCAGTAGCGAGGTGACAGATGCAGTATTTGCTAGAGATGTTGGGCGCTTGAGTACCCTTACCAGCACCGGGAGGGCCGATGAGGACCATTCGGGGAGGCTtgctggaggaagagggagagagggcGGAGGTGacggaggagatggtgttgGAGACGGAGGTGGAGGTAGACTTCTCGAGTTGATGGATCTTGTCTTGGAGCTGGGCGGGAAAGTATCAGTATGCACCTAAAGATGCGCGGCCGAGAGATGTAGGACCGACCTGAGAGACAAGAGACTTCAAATATTCAACTTCAGGGTTGCCAGACATCTTGAGGATTTTGTTGCGGCTAAAAGAGCTGAGAGGTGAGTGGAATAGGGCTTTTCTATGTGGTGAATTCGTTTCCAAATGGGtcaaaagaaagaagcCTGTCGCCCGTCGTTGCTCGTCGGCCGCAGAGTGGGGACGACCGGCAATGTCCACCCTCTTAGCCGCCATATCCCCGCGGCGATTGAGGAAGGTGGCATGGTAGGCACGTGGGATGCACATGGAAACCACTTGAATTGTAGGGCCTTATTTGGTTCCTTAATTATTGACGCGTTCATATGGAGGGGACGCGTCTGATTTTGTCGTCGTCACCCGTTTGACTAGCGTGTAAATCTGGGCCTTGGGCTGTTTGGGTTGTTTCATCGCCCCGTGTGTTTGCCAAGGCATCGACGTATATAAAAAGAattcccttcttccccatctcttTTCTCATTTACACGCCCACTTCAAAGCCACTCCTTACCTTGACCCTCCCTTGTCTTTTCTTGATCAGTTAGATTACCAATCCCTTTTactcttcattttctttcaCGACATACGGAAAAAACGATAACGACGATCACAATGCTTGGTTATTTCGCTGCTCTCGCGCTTGCCCTTCCTGCCCTCGCCCAGTCTGCCTCCAACGGCTCTGCCTCCGCCCTCGACATTGAGGCCTTGCAGGCAAACTTTAGACGTGCGCCTTcacttttcttctttcttccattaCAGCTGACGTGACGCGATGTGATTTTGTAGAGGCCGAGCTTACGCCCCAGTTGCTCGAGACTTTCCAGCCTGAGGCTCTTTTGAACGTAACTTTCGGTGGCAACGCTATTTCTACCGGCGACAAGCTCGACCAGGATGGTACGTCTTCATTTTCTCCTGATCATCGAAAAGACCCGTCCTGACGACGCATTTTTCCATAGCcgtctcgtcttctcccacTCTTGCCGTCTCCCCCGCTTCCAACGCCACTCTTGAATCTGGTCAGCTCTACACCATCGTGATGGTCGACGCCGACATTGTTGGAACCGACGAATCTACCACTGAGCAGACTCGACACTGGCTCGTCAACTCGGCTAGTCTTTCCACCGAAGCGGCCCCTTACGCTGTCAACTGGACCGGTTCTACCTCTATGTACGCTGTCCTTGCTAACCATACATGTCACAGTCCATGCTGATTCTTCGATACTAGTACCGATTATGCTGGTCCCGGTCCCGCCTCTGGCAGTGGCTCTCACCGGTATGTTAGCCATCCTTTCATACCGCTCTTAATCCTTAAACTGCGCATGAATGCCGAGCTAACGCACGaacctctcttctctatAGATacgtcatcatcgtctACGCGCAGCCCGAtaccttctctcctcccgCCAACCTTTCTCAAGCCGGTACCCCCCTCAGTACGATGTCTCTCTCTAGCTACGTGTCTGAAAGTGGTCTGGGAGACTTGATCACTGCGAACTAC
Proteins encoded in this window:
- a CDS encoding nuclear protein, whose protein sequence is MLGYFAALALALPALAQSASNGSASALDIEALQANFRQAELTPQLLETFQPEALLNVTFGGNAISTGDKLDQDAVSSSPTLAVSPASNATLESGQLYTIVMVDADIVGTDESTTEQTRHWLVNSASLSTEAAPYAVNWTGSTSITDYAGPGPASGSGSHRYVIIVYAQPDTFSPPANLSQAGTPLSTMSLSSYVSESGLGDLITANYFQVENGEATVTVSSTTAVDSSTLAGYLSTTAASSASSAASGAASGAASNSAAASATDSSATSASSAPASSDSSSGALRSEMGFGMIVGVVGVVSAVLGAGMV